The nucleotide window CCGCCCACGCCAAGAAGGAAAAAAAATAGCGCCGAGCCTCTCTTTCCGGCCGGGCCTGCCGATGCGGGTCCGGCCGCGTCGTATATACGCCATGGCGCGCCCCGGTTCATCCGGGAAAGGCACCTCCTGCCCCCTTGCGTAAAAATCCGCATCATGCGCCGCCGTCCTGCCGACAGCGGCGGCTCTTTCTCTCTTCCGGGAGAAAATCACCGGGCCTCTTCTGCCGCAAGGCGGCCGGTACGGGAACAATCATGAACATGGAAAACGTGAAACTTCGCTCAAAAGCGCTTCTTGAAGAACTTCTTCCTGTCTGGGAATCCTCGGTTCGCGCCACGCACCACTTTCTTTCCCCTCAGGACATCGACATGCTGCGCCCTCTGGTGATGGACGCTCTCCGGGAGGTTCCCGAGCTCTTCGTCGCCCGGGAAGAGGGCAGGGCCGTCGCGTTCATGGGCATGGACGGCCGGAATGTGGACATGCTCTTCGTAGACGCGGCCTTCCGGGGCCGAGGCGCAGGCGGCGCGCTTCTGCGCCTCGCCGTCAGGCTCGGAGCCCGGTTCGTGGACGTGAACGAACAGAACCCGGAGGCGCTTTCCTTCTACCGGCACATGGGATTCACCGTTGCGGGAAGAGAGGAAAAGGACGGTCTGGGCCTTCCCTTCCCCATACTGCACCTTTGCCTGCATGTATGATATTTTCCCATGATACTCCTTCGTATGAGAGCCGCGTAAACGCCACAGGCCATGCGCTTGTTGAAAAATAAACTTGTACCTTCCAGGCTTTTCTTTCACAAAACTCATGGATTTTTTTCATCGCTCCTGCTATAGAAAAGAAAAAAGGAGGTTCCATGAGTACTCTCGTTGTTGTTGCCTACCCCAATGAGTTTCAGGCAGAAGAAGTGCGTCTGCGCCTTCTTAAAATGCAGAAGGAATATCTTGTCGACCTGGAAGATGCGGTCATCGCCATCCGCAAGGAAAACGGCAGGATCAAGCTGCTCCAGCTCCACAATCTCACCGGCGCGGGTGCGCTTTCCGGCGGCTTCTGGGGCCTTCTCGTCGGCCTTCTGTTCATGAATCCTCTGCTCGGCGCAGCCGTAGGCGCGG belongs to Mailhella massiliensis and includes:
- a CDS encoding GNAT family N-acetyltransferase, encoding MNMENVKLRSKALLEELLPVWESSVRATHHFLSPQDIDMLRPLVMDALREVPELFVAREEGRAVAFMGMDGRNVDMLFVDAAFRGRGAGGALLRLAVRLGARFVDVNEQNPEALSFYRHMGFTVAGREEKDGLGLPFPILHLCLHV